The DNA sequence ACCATGATGGGTCATTTGGTTGGTACACAACAAGACAACCACAGGATGAATCATGCTGTTGTCACTGAGCTACTCAGTAGTTAAATACCTAACTGTGACTTAAAGAGCTTTGGCAGCCGTGAGAGATGGTCTGTTACCTTTCGGTAAAATATATTCAGTGGAACAAACTCAACAACTACatgaacagaaagaggaaaagCAAGCCGTTTCAAAATCACCAGAAACATTATCACAAGATATattatcattaaaataaaatgtctttacattaaaaaaaagaaaaaagaaaagagaaaataaattgGCATCACCCTTTAAACAGAGCATTTTAATAACTAGCCATAATCAAATACAGTTTTATACCACAATGGATATCCATCattcagaaaacaaaactgacGCCTGCATGACAGTAAAGCACaacagttattttttcattttaagatgcTGGTTTACAAAATTTTGGTTCTTCCATATAGaatatataaattaatttataGCATGTTGACGACTAGATAATAGAATACATTTGCTTTGCTGAGATATAAATCTGTGGAGTGAAATTCTTTCAATAAAGGTAATAGAATATAAATCCTGCTAATATCCACATGGACATTTTGATGCTTTCTGTGCTTTGACTTCACCACTTGTAGTGGTGAAAAATAACTTGCCAACCAAGTTCTGATTTAGATAATGCTGCTCTACACTGGCTTTAAATAAATTTAGAAAATCTGCACATAATCTTAAAATGGAAGAGGATTTTCATCTTGAATTCTTCTTTCTTGAAAGACCTTTCTGACCTAATTGAGAACTCCCATTCAAATCTGAAAACAAGTCGATGAACTCCAGAAAATCACCTTAATGACAAAAGGCTTGAAGATACTGTGTTTTCACATGAAGGAATGCATGAAACAGCCAAAAACAGAAGCGTAAATGACGCACATGACATCAGGCATACATGGCTGAGTTGCCTTGTTGCAGCTGGTGGTGGATCTGCGAAGCTTGGCGTGCACCTCGACTGACCTCAGAGAGACTTGCTGGTAACAGGACCTGGCTGAACCCGTCAAGGCTTTTTCGTAATCTCTGTACTTGAGCGGCACATTTTCAGGAAGCACCTGTATTTCCCCTTCCTGTTCCTCTTCTTCAgctggctctgattggctggcttCGCCCGCGCACAAAAGCAAACAGCAAAGCAAAGTGTGTATGACACTTGAGTCTTCACATGCAAAGAGCACAAGATTAGAACAAGAGAAAAAACTGGCAAGCTCAAGCTGTTCGAATTCCTCGGGACACTTCTGAATTCAGCGTAAACCAGGCCTGAGtgagcagagacacaaagacgGTCAAAGCAGTTTTTGTTCCAgagtcttttctttctttcttttttttgttttgctgtagcAGTTTGTAAACGGCACTGTCTTCAGCTCCTGACCACAAACGCCCGCCGCTACTCAGCTTTGTGGCAGTAAATGTCCTTCAGTGCTTTCAGCTCTTCAATCAGGgtcttgttttggttttccaaCACAGCCACGCGGTTTTCCAGACATTTGACATACTCTTTCTTTTTCCTGCGGCACTCTCGAGCTGCCTCcctggagaggaaaagagggggGAAAATATGTTTGAGTCGCAtgatgaaaatgtaatttaggCTGCAGACAAAATGCAAGCTATGCACAATCCGGGGGAGCACGTGTTTTTATGGCTGTCAAGTTCCTCTTCTACTGTTAAGCTGCTTCCACATTAATGCCCATATTTTCCTCAATAACTATTCATTTACCTGCTGCAATATTTCCCTATTAATCATGAACAATCAAGGGGCACGGAATGATTTGCACACTCATAAAGACAGCATGCTGCAGCTTTGACCTTTGCACTGCTTGTGACTTGTCACTTTGGCAACAAAAATGTGTGAATATCAACCTCCAGACTGTTGGAGCCCTGGTTGACACTTTTAATTTCAGTGCATGAATCATTTAAGTTACAGTTGTAGATGGTAACTTGCTGTTTTATAGAATCTTTTAACTGTATTTAGCAGTAGAACAGCTGGTTTTGAGTCAGGACTATGTGACTGCAGGGTAGAAAATAAAACTCAGACAATTAAGGTGATTAGCAATCTAAATACTCTTGCTTGATAGCATCTTTGTGACTGCATTTTTAAATTCTGTCCAGTTATTTCCTCTCCGTTACCAACTCTTGGCACCCACCTGTTTTTCATCAGTCGGACCTCCCTCTTACGGGTGATCTCTTCGGCGTGCTGCGGCTGGGGATTCTGCATGGTGCCCGGGGATGCAGCCATCACGATGCTCTGAGCCAGGCCCGAGTTGGGTGACCGCAGCTGGTAGGCAGGTATATCTCCTGTGGCAGCTATAGGGGAAGATGAACAAAAGTGTTAGGACTCCAAAgcctgtaactttatgttatttattattctcctttataataaaaatgtgatCCATGACATGCctttttttccagatttttcCAATTCTATTAACTGTCTACTCAATCACAAAGTGTGTTTCTTCACATTTTCACCTTAAAAGGACAGTAAACACGAATGTATTTCACCAGAGGATGTTAGACAGGCACTTCAGCCAAGAGAGCTTATCCGCTTTCCTTCCTGCCTGAAAAGATGAATTTCCTGTGATCTCAACTGTCCTTGTGAGCAGGTATTTGCTCTtaaatgacctcatttgctGGGGGAAAACTGCtccatttgtgtctctgtcagatgttattttaatgcAGGTGCACCACACAGAGGTGCAGAGTAAGTTGACAAAAATAGTTGTACTGTATACAGCTTATACAGTTACAGGGCAGCAATTAAGATCTTTGGAAAATACAAGGCAGGGTCTGTGAAATACActcatcaataattataataatgtcTCCTTTTACTTGATGCATTACCGAGCAAGAAGCAAAACTCTTGTCAAAATCTTACATGACTTACAccgcagttcctctaatgaccactagATGCTGgcttaaaaacaaactaaaacaaacCCAGCGACTTCTATTTTgattaaaaagtattttttgtcatattaagATCTTAATGTAGCACAGTAGGTGTCAGGAGTACTTGTGTGCGCTAATTAATAATTTCTGCTCTTGAATTATTTCATTTGTGCACACAAATTAGTAATTAATGATCTAGGATTAGTCTCAAGTGGCTGAAACAGTAGAAACTGAAGTCACTGGTTTCTGTGGCTACTCTGATCAGTTAAAGAGGAGCTCCTGAGTGTCAGCAGCAGACTCCCAGCTACTGTTTTGGAAGTGATGTGTTTCCAAATACTGAATTGATTCCATCACATTAACAAATTTCCTCCTGAGATTTGCCATATAGGTTTTAATAGGTTCTTTCAGTCGTGCTGGTGAGGTGTCGCTGTGTTTACCCCAACGTGTGCTACTGATAACCGGTGTTTTATTGCCTTTGTCATGAAAACTGATAGTGcttctggagaaaaaaaacaggcttcTGGTTGTGGTTTATGTGCTGTATGAGTTGAGTCATCAATTAGATGAGTCAACTGTTAACTGCTCTGCCTGCTGTCTCTTGCCATTTCAGTTTCTCTTCTTCACTTTGTTCCTGAGAAGTTTCTATCTTCCCTCCCCCTTCTCtcatgtccacacacacacacacacacacacacacacacacacacacacacacacacacacacactcattcaaaaagagacacagcaggtgtaaacacacacacacacacacacacacacacacagtgtctctctctttctctgtcattaTGATAACGGAGTGACTCGTGCTGTGCTGACGTCAGTGTGTGCGTCTCACTCGCCCGTTTTGCATTCTCTCTTCCCTGCCTGGCCTCTGTTCCAGGAAACTGGAGTGACGTCAAACAGACAACTATCTTGCCCCCCCGCTGCCACCCGCCCCTTTGCTTCttgcccccacccccaccccacccccccgcCTCCTTGCCTTTCTGCCTGACAGCCACTGGAGTGGTTCAGAGAGCAGactttttgtgtatgtgtgagtgagtgtatgcgcatgtgtatgtatgcaaCAGAGGGATACAGACTGACAGGAACATACCGTAGTTGAGCAAACTAACCCAATGctgttttctactttttttctttttttctttttttttcaacacaaCCCTGACCTGTCATAGTGCTTTTCCTGTGGTGAAATAGGAAGGACAGCTGTCCAGTCTGTAGCATGTTTccttcttcaatttcacaataCACGCAGTAAAAGTGACTTAAAAGTAAGCAAAATTTCATAAATCTTTATCTGTGTAAAAAAAGTTTGGCTGTCATAGTTGGATAAATAAAAGATTTTCTCTTACAGTTAGAAAAATAATCTCCAAATACAGCATATTCTTCTCGCTCTGCTTATTTGCAGGTGTAACCTTGGCAATACTTCCAAATCCTCATTGCTGACAGCATATGCAATACACGCATAAATACCTCGAGTCAAAGAAAAGTGACTTTTGCACATATGAAAATATTCATGAAAGAAACTCTACCTGACTCGGTCTCATCCCCAGTTACAGCCATCTCTTGTTTCCAATAATCCAGCACCACGGCAGTAAAACACCTCAGCAGAGAAACACTGTTCTACCCTTTTTCCTCCTTGCTTTACAAGCACcactctttctccctttttcctCTCAGCTCTCTCTGCATCAGAGTGGTCACTCGTCAACTTTGCAGCGCGATTACAATTACAGGCATTgacatcacaatgacatcaCTCCTGCCCGCTGAAGTCAGTAAAACACCCTGGATTAGAGTTCCTCCCACCCTCCCCCCTCGCGGATCAGACGGTGAAGTAGAGAAACACAATGTGAGCcgggcaggcaggcaggcagggagggagggagagagagagagagagagggagaaggagggggagCTGAAGGGGGGTGGTGGTAGTGGAGGGGTTGTATTTTTAGCACTAGTGACGCAGCTAGAGAGACGCTCAACAAACAAGAGGATATTGTGTCCCAAGCGGCTGCCGTGCAAACTGTTGAGCACCCTGATTggagttattttgtgtgtcctAAAACACCAGAGGAAGGATGGCAGAGAGAATTAAGATAATTGTGGTTTTACATTATTTGTCTGAAGTGATCACAAAATGTTCACAActcatattactgtattttatagCATACTAGTTATTTAACAAAGCCTATGAAAGAttgtatttgttgtttaaaCACTTGGTTGCCTGGTGAGTCTTTGCTGGTGGAAATCCTCTGCCACACAGGAAGTCAAGCCTTTTGTGTTTCGGGTAATTGCGAtagccttttttttaatgagcagGCAAATAACTGGGTAGTTAACAGGGTGGGTGTGAGCTGCCATGGCtgataaagaaaaaaggaaagctACCTACAGACAGTTAAACATAAGAGCTAATGTGGTGAAAGCCATCGGTGCCTTTGATTAcaatgcaaaaccaccacagcTGCTCGAAAGACACTGTCAAAAAACATGGACGCCAGGCAGGTCAGTAGTTTTCATCCATTTTGTGACAatccaaataaaagaaagaaaataacttGCATAATATCAAAAACTGGCTTTGGTAATGAAATCATAAGCCCCTtgtacactgccagattttccgcaaatgtttggccgttttgccggcaagctgcaagcgtttatacacacagagcttgactggcgagttgatccaaggtgcccaattttccgcctcgtagggtagtcatattggcggaacccttttagtttaaacagactgaggcagccttctgcaacgggaggggctgttgaagacttgtgggaagagctgttgatgacgccacacgtgtgagccactggcggtggataaacaggaaacagctgatagcaggaattagcaagcagctagtagcaagagggaaacacaaacctgacagacactgtaaagatgagcaccTGGGGAGACAAAgcgtgccctccttgtcctcgcaaacgaagaggccattaaccgtcaaatggcaggaacggtgaagaacgggccgacttacaaTTGCCGAAAGACTgacctcccacgtcactgtttacgtcacacgctgagctacacgttttattacttgctcacgccccccattgccccgaaaaagccgcattctgtataaacaaaagtaggtaggccgcattttgccgcactccctgattttgtttttatactgccaatgctgaaaaaagactgattgggctttcctgcaaatttgcacaactcctatctaaaaagggctatagtgTACATGATTCCATGTACATTTGCACTGACTGTGatttgacattttaatataCTACTGGCCTCCGTTCACATGTTGTTTTGATGGAAACTcaggccctgtttacacctgagGACGCATTGGATGCATTCCCACCTCTACTTAAAGCTGTCCAATTGTGATCCAATCACCCAAGACACATGCTAACACCAGGAGTAAACAGGGCTTCAGACccataagagaaaaaaaacagataaaaaaatcATGTGGATTTGGCTGCTTTTCCTTTAGCTTGGAAAGTCAAAAGCATAACTCTGTAGTTTTATGTTTCTAGTTAGCTTCTGCATTAGCATAGTGCAGTATTTGTGATGTAAACTGATGGTGCACATACTGCTTCTTTAAAATTGCTTTTAGTGTAATAAAGCTTTACTGCCTAGCCTTCCTGGTTTCTCAGGTACACCAACTTCTTTTGTGCTCAGACGTGTCCTTGTTCCCACCCCTTTCTGAGTACTGCCAGTGAAACAATGGGTGTACACAACAAGGAATGAAAGTGCAAGAGCAGACAAGCCCATTCACAGCTGATCACTGAACACATATGAGAACAGCAGCAGGCTCTCTTCTGTTGAGTGAAGCAATCTGCCAAATGAAAGAGTAAGGAATACATTTGGACCTAGAAATACTTTGCTCTGTGATCTGTCTGGATCTACTGATGGATCCAGTGGCTATTCCTTGTGGACACAGCTACTGTATGAGCTGTATGAAAAGCCTTAGGGATGAAGACAATCAGAAACAATCCACAAGCACCCTTAATGTGAGCAGACCTTCACATCGAGGCCTGTACTGTTAAATAAAACATCAGGTTTGCAGGTTTAGTGGAGGAGCTGAAGAAGACTGCACTCCAAGCTTATCACTCCTATGGTGGACCTGAAGATGTGGCTTGAGATGTCTGCACTGGGAAAAAGCAGCAGGCACCCAAGTCCTGTCTGAGTTGTCAGGCTTCTCACTGTGAGCTGTGAGAAGCATCAAGAGAACATTTGCTGTCATCATAACAAGATGAAGAGTGTTTTCTGCTGTACTCATCAGAGTGTGTTTGTTAACTCTGCTCTGTGAATGAACATGAAGCCACGACACAGTCTCAGCTACAGCAGAAAGggctgacagacagagacagcttGAGGTGAGTCGGCAAGATATCCAGCAGAGAATCCTGCACAAAAAGAAGGGCATGAGGGTCCTTACAGGAGGTGAAGGATCTCAATGACTCTGTTGATAAAGCAACAGATGACAGCAAAAGGATCTTCACTGAGCTTATTAGTATGACTGAGAACCAAAGTTATAAGGTGGGGAAGCAGATCAGAACTAAGCAGAAAACTGAAGTTAGCCCGGCAAAAGAGCTTCAGGAGAAACTGTAGCCAGAGATTACTGATCTGAGAAGAAAAGACGCAGAGCTGGAacagctctcacacacagaggatgaCACCTATTTTCTACAGAGGAAGCCTTCAGTCACCTGTTTCAATCATTCCATAAACTGGAATAGGCACTGGCTTAGACCATATTCCTTTCACAACACAGTCTGCAGCCAGATGGAAAACATGCAGTCTGGCTACTGGTGTGATTTGGTTTTCTTCCTTTTGGTCTCCATACTACCTATATTGTCCTTGAGATGTTGCCCTGTAATCATACAATCAATGGGATAAATTCTGTGGTCACGCATGAGTCCATAACTACCTCACAGTCTCTAAGAATGATGTCATCATCTGCACTTGGATGGTGACAACTCACATGTATGAGTCATTGGTTTGTAAGCTCTGCCTGCATTAACTGCCTGTGACGGTATTGCTCAAATGACATCAATTAAATCTCGCTGATTCAATACATATTTTGATAAAAATGGTGTACGGCATCAAAAGAGTTTGATTCAAGAGTTTATTTCCAAACAAAGATACCTTGGATTTAGAACACTTTGTAGTGTTCTTACAAAGTGATTCTTGCTAATATAAAAGTCTACTTTGTCATGTTAAAGTCCCTAATCTACTGACACTAATTCAAATCTACAAGTGAATTTCAAAGGTTTTCCAGCCCAGGTGGCAATGTACAGTACTGGCCCCAGAACAGACAGTTCACTATGGCTCTTAACACTCAGGGTTGTGTGTGCGTACCATGTACATTTTCGTTTACACAGTCCCACATGTTCTTCTAGGTCGTAATCCCATGATTTCAGTTGAGGATTATCATATAAAATACGATTTACACAGATTGACATTTTAGCCTTAATTTATGCTATGTCACTGTGGAGATGAATGTTATTCCCTTGAGTCTCTTCTATGTTCCTTACACGATTCCAGATTTTCTCAACATGTACACATGAAATTTCCAAATCAGCTGAACCCCACCTTGGACGAGCACCTGTCCTCCCTGAATGTAGAACTGCTGTGGGGAGTCTCCGGGTTGAGCTGCACACTGCAGGATTGTGGCTCCGGGCTGTGGGGTGGGAGAGCTGGCCACCGTCAGGGTCTGGGCTCCCTGAAGGGTTTCAACTCCGGGACTGGTCAACTGGATGGCTCTCC is a window from the Epinephelus fuscoguttatus linkage group LG15, E.fuscoguttatus.final_Chr_v1 genome containing:
- the crema gene encoding cAMP-responsive element modulator isoform X1 gives rise to the protein MDSSVSPQLDSTLNDTVTDGEENHSEDSPSPAAPPQVSVATESPGVTVVQLCDGQVQGVIQAPQTSVIQSPQVQTVQIATVAELEDDDSVTDTQKRRELLSRRPSYRKILNELSSDSPAVPKIDEEKTEEEAPVSSAASASAPTSIYQTSSGQYIAITQGRAIQLTSPGVETLQGAQTLTVASSPTPQPGATILQCAAQPGDSPQQFYIQGGQVLVQAATGDIPAYQLRSPNSGLAQSIVMAASPGTMQNPQPQHAEEITRKREVRLMKNREAARECRRKKKEYVKCLENRVAVLENQNKTLIEELKALKDIYCHKAE
- the crema gene encoding cAMP-responsive element modulator isoform X2; translated protein: MAVTGDETESAATGDIPAYQLRSPNSGLAQSIVMAASPGTMQNPQPQHAEEITRKREVRLMKNREAARECRRKKKEYVKCLENRVAVLENQNKTLIEELKALKDIYCHKAE